ATGTTGGTTCTGCATGTTTTCCATGTGGTCAGTGCTAATGAAGGGGATGCTATACATAGGGGCTGCTatgaaatgacatttcattttgaaggTTGTTCATGGTTTCATAGAGCCACTGCCCCATTATATTCCATAAAAAagtcaaactttttaaaagaGTAAAGTTCACCTTTAATTGTTTATAAAGAATACAAGGAAGAGCTCAGCATTTAATATCTTTACTGTAAAGCGTGGAAGCTTTATTGTGAGATCTGACAGCAGAATTTTCATAGCTGTACTCTGTTTTCCAAAGTCTCATATCTTGCTCAATCTGCGCTGATTAACTTTGCTGACTACACCAAGACCAGACACATTTTATACAGAAAGGTGCCCCTGCCAACACCTCAGAGAGTATGAAACAAATAGAGCATAGGAGTGGAGGGGACCCCCTGGCTCACTGAGTGCAGGCCCCTGCTACCGCAgaacccccacacccccatatAATCCTATTTGTAAATTTATCAAGTTCTATCTTAAAATCCTTTATGCTCTCACTGCTCCTATTGCAAGGCTTTTCCAGAATCTCCCATCTCTGATGATTGGAaacctaatttccagcctaaatttactcAGGGACAGAAGAGAGATTTATATCACACATTGGTcttaaaatggaaacaaacttgtcTCTGGCATGGCTTCTCTATCATGGTAATATAAATGCCTGGCTCAAAGGGTTAATACAAGCTCTGCACTGATTAGAAGGAATTCATTTATAGGTCAACTCTCCTAATGGAGTCTTCTGCACAATACATTCCTAGCAGAACGACTCTGTGCTATAAGAAAAAGTAACTCTTTGTAAAAGGGGGCAGCAGAATGACAGCTGGTGATCTGGCACAGAATGTTATAGTAGTACTCTTGCATCGTATAAACttatttttcttcaagtgatggtccctgttATATATCACTGAGGGGCTTATGCATGCGCACCATGTGTCTGGAGCTAGATAATTTGAAATTGATAATATCTTTCTTCAGCTGAAACTATAGGGAGACTTTACCAAGGGGGAATGTACCTTCCCACTGGGGTTCAAAACAGGCAAGTACAGTTAACAGTTCTGGAAAAGCACCACAGGACCCTTATTCTGGACAGATGCTGTTTAGAGCTCTGTGCACCACAGTCCCTTGACACCATTAGCTGGAATTCGTAGTGATTCACTGCCTGCAGCACCTATCTGGCTTTTCTAAGGGAATCAAAGGACTGAGCAAGCTTGGGTTAGTGCTGCTTCAGACAGATTTGGTGAGAGTCCAGGTTATACATCAGGCCAATTACTTTATGGGACTCTCATTGGTCTCTAATATTTTATCATCTAGTTCTTCCCTGCATTATATCAAAAAGAGACTAACTTTGGCAGCCTGTGAATGAAAGAATAAAAGTCAGTGAAAAACACGCTCTTATCCAGAACATTTTGCTTAGAAATTTTATACCTAGAGAAAGAGTTGGCCTGCAGGTGCCACTGCTAGTGGCTAAGACTGCTTGTTACCCTGGCTCTGCCTCACTATGAGGCCAGCAGTGCCAAGAATACTCAACTGCTGCACTAGCTGCACCATTGAGCTCTGGAAGATCCTGATAAAAGTTCATTTTTCTATCACACTGTGGAGTGAGAACCATGCTAATTTCATAACATGTCTAGGAGTCTCCCAACAGCGGCTGCCTCCCCAGCAGTGCCTGCTAGCTCACAGTCCATTTAATCAATATAGCCTCTCTCCCTTTGCAAAGATCTTTGCCATTACTTTGTAGGGCTGTGTGTAGCTAGATGCCTACCACTGTGCCATAGGCCAAACATGCCAGGAGCCTGCACGTGGCTTCCAGAAGCAGCCACTTCCTAGCGAGAGAACCTGCAGAGGCATGGACCTTCCAACAAGGAACCCCAGTGCTAGTACTCAGCTCTCCAACAAGAAAGTCAAGCCGCTCTATATAAGAAGAGCTCTGAGGATGGTGAACTGCTGATCCAGCTGCTGGATTTGCACCAGTGCTTGGCCCTTGAAGGGTCAGTAGCAATTATCATTGAAGCCACCATCTGTAAAGCCAGCACTGAATCCATAAAGAACAAAATAGGAAGTGAGCACACACAAGAGCCAGAGCATTCAGTAACCCCTGGATTAACTGCACCACACCTGGGAGAAGAGGAGCAACTCAGTGAAATACACAATGCTGTGGGGCATGCCTCCCCTTCACTTCAGCCAGGCCTGACCTGTCCGCCCACCACTCTGGAGTGCCCGACCCTAGTTAGCTGACTCAGTTTGTAGCAGAGGCAGACGGGCCAGAAAGTCTGAGCTTAGCTCAGCTAGCACCTGGGGGGCCAGTGCCGAGTCTTTTCTAGTGCttggcccagctccagcagggctCTCAATCAGCTGGAGACTGAGCCCATGttataaaccaaaaaaaaaacaaaaacaaaaagcttcAAGATACTCCCATCTAGCCATAAACAAAGGCCAGGGGGTGTTATGCCCTCCAGCATGAGAACACATGCTCTACAGAATTTAGGTAAATGCCTGTCCACCCTGAGCTCTGCTCAGACAAGGACATGGCTATTTCTTGTTCCCTTGAGTTGTGTTGGGCCTCTAtcacagggagagaaacagtgcAGGGGAACACTGGCGAAACAGTGCAGGGGAAAAGCAGAGACAAGGGGAGGAAAAAAGCAACAGCACTAGCTTACACCAGAAATGGGTCTTCCTGCCCCTCTCACCCAAAGGATGTGGCCGCCTGCCAAGCCAGCTGGCCAACTCTCCACATGTAGCAGAAGGGaaaaaaggagtgggggggatatgtgccttttgccatcaaATACTGCCAGGCTCCAGCCATTCCCACAAGAGGGCCTGCTCCATCTATCTCCAGGCTGCCAGCCCTTCAGCTGAGCACCATACTCCCCATACCAGGAACCAAAAGCAACACCGCCGACACAGTGCCTCAACAttcccctggggctgaagcagccATTGTTAGGGATGCCGATTTTGGGTGGATGTAGTCCTTGAGGTTCtctcacatgacaatctttaattaaaaattaatctttaattcctggaggattggcaaccctagccattGTCACTCTTGAGGTTCAAATCTGTAGGGAGCCCTGGAGCACCTTCACTTTGGCCATTCAGCTAAGTGGTGAAGGTGGTGGGGACAGTGTCCCACCATAGTGGGATGAGTTATAGAAACTGTATTTAATAGGATGGTCTTCTCTTGTTGCCACTGTGATCCATTACATTCCCAGGCCTTCATCCCATTTCCCCATGGATTGGTCACAGGCTCAATCCTAGGTGCTAATGAACATGTAAACCCCTTCCcccgctgctgctcctgctctgctagGCTCCACACAGGCATGCAGCGCTCAGCTAATCATTAGGGTCACACTCCAGACAAGCTGTGAAGCTTCTACTGCCTGAGTGACGTCACTTTGctttatggcagtggttctcaaacttttgtactggtgacccctttcacacagcaagcctttgagtgcgacccccttataaattaaaaacaacttttttatatattaaacaccattataaatgctggatgcaaagtggggtttggggtggaggctgacagctcgtgaccccccatgtaataacctcaggaccctctgaggggtcccaacccccagtttaaGAACCCCTGCTTTATGGGAACAATGGTTGGTGTTTGTCCTCACTCACCCTTCCGCTAATGATCGGGTTTGTAGAATCATTTTCTTATACGatcaattacatttaaaaaaaataagaaccaTGGTTTAAAGGTGACACCCTGAAATGTGAGGAAGCACAGGCTCAGAGGAGAGCTAGTGGCAGGGTTTAGTGGCCGAACCTGGGCTCTCTTCCTATGTCattctctcctgctccctgcactcctgtagcAAGCAGCTGGGAATCAAAGTTGTTCAAACATGCAGCGATGGGAGGAGAGACGACGTCCCGTTGTGCTTAAGGTCAAGTGAAAAGCTCAGTCTTAGCTAATGAACAAGGTATCTTGCCAAGCGCTGGTAGCTCTACCTTGTATGGGAGGAACGGAACTATGGCCAATGAGAGAGCTGGGACATCTTGCTTGAGCAGATCAGGAGATGGAGGGGTCCCTCTACTCCCAAGATACTGAGCTCAGCACAAGCAGTAAGCTAGTCACTGCTAACAGAGGCAGAGCCAAGGAGCAGATGTGGATTATGGAACTAAGAATGCATCTGTTCCACTCACATTCACAAGATTTAAATGTGAGGGCTGGTTAAGAGAAGCTTGGCTCTAGCTGGAGCTGTTCTCTCATGGTAGGGGTGCTTGTTGTGGCCATGGTCCTGTATTCTGATTGTAGCAGTGCAGATGCAACGTCCTGAGACAGGGAAGAGGGTGCTGCCCCTTCTTGGTGTCCAGGCTGGCAGCCACAGAGAGAGATGAGCTGGTAGGACAGCTTGGCTATGAACAAGCCACCCTAAAACTCATACATTTCCACTGGCTTCTCTCTCAGCTGATGAACTGTTTTGTATCCCCTGACAGCAAGGCCAGCACTGACCAAGAACACCACAATGGCAATGCAGCTAAAGAGCCCAGCTGCTATCTCTGCCCCATGCACACTGCAGCTGAATCCTTGGTAGCCTTTGCTTTGGtagagattctctctctctttgcacaCTGGAGAATCGTAGGCATCCAACAGAAGGTGGAAGTAGAAGTACAGAGCAGGCAGGAAGCCAAGTGCAATCAATATGTCCAGGGTGCATTcgagcagcagccaggctgggaaATGCCATGGCAGCCGCAGCACACCAACCAAAACCAGAAGGCAAGAGAAGGCCATCAGGGCCCCTCCCACAGCCATTGCTGCTCTTGCTGTCGGCAGCTTTAATTGGTAGAACTGGGTGTCAAGTTGCTGGGctttttccccctctgccccatcaaAGCCACTATAAGCCCCTCCATACTGGTAGTAGTAAATGCCCCCCAAGTTGGGAATGCCGGTGTAACCGCCTGTTGAGCTGTAGGACACAGAGCTGCAGATCAGGATCAGCATGGTCAGCAGAACTTCCACCAGCTGGCAGCAAGCTGCAAAGATGAACAATTCAAAGGCCAGTTAGCAGTGGGTCTCTTATTGAGAAGGTCCTGCACCCCCCATAACTATAAGAGGGCTGGCTTCTCTCACAGCAACACAGGGGCATGAGGGAGGGTTTGCCTGTTGCTGACCATGAAGTAAGTAGTTGAAGCTCCCTTTCACTGAGAGAAAGATGACCACGGGACAACATGCAAGGCCCACCTTTTCCTCACCAGTTTCCTGATGACATTAACCTGTGCATTTTCCCATGACTGCAAAGCCCAACTTTTTCCTTAGGTGTCTGATGACAGGGCAGATATACAGCCATACAGCATAGTGGGGAACTACTCCTCACAGTCCTACTGTGGTTTCAATTGTTGTTGAAATACCTGGAGCTCTGGAGAGGGGCTTGCAATTGTTACAAATCCAAATAAATCAAGCAGCTTGATTAATACGAGAGCTCCTCAACTGCCCTCTGAATGCGGGGGGCAGACCAGAAGGAGAAGCCAAGTTCCAGCCAATCTGCTTtaggagggagaaggagagactATTTTGCTTTGATCTTTATATTTTAAGGGCCTTTTTTCttatgtgctgagcacccacaacttcaGATAAATCCATGGGTCCTGCAGGCACTCTCATGCTGTGGGGTGTGACACAGCTACCTTGACAGACAGGATCAACAACTCACTAATGCAAACAAGCCAGCAGCCCCAGAGCACGAAATAAGGCAGCTTTTAGCAGGCTCTGAAAATctaatttgtttttaacttgCTTTAAACCCCATGAGGCACACAGCCTTACCAAGGGGCATCCCTTATCACCACTGTATGCCATGGACAGGACAAGCCTCACATCTTTGCAAAGCACTCAGCCACTTAGGGGTGCAAATGAAGAATCCATCTGAGGCAGGGCCAGCAGGGAACAGCCTGTATTCCAAAGCTAGGGAAGGGCCaattggctggctggctggcaggcgGGGAACATGCTATACTCCTAGCCTTCTCTCTCCCCGAACATTCAGAGCCAGCAGTAGCTGCACATGCTACTGGATTCAATTAGCCGCCTTCAGCGTCCATGGTGGTATACGGCAAATTAACTGTGCCAAACATCTCAGCCCCTGTACCCAAAAACTGGCAGTCTATGCACTTGCTCCAGTGGAGGGAAGAGTCTTAGGAGTGAAGGGTGCACAGAAATTTCACCCTCACCCCTACTAAACCAGCATAAAGGAACTTGGTCATACACCCTCTAAACTGTCCAGTCAGAGAAGGCAGCAGAGAGCCCATGTGATGGTTCAGTACTGGGTGCAGACCCTGACTTTACCCCTAAGCATTACATGACACCGGTGGAGGATACGGGAGGCAAGTTGCTGTGCGAGGCTGGATTTGCTGTAAAACAGTATGAAGGAGAAAAGTGGCAGCTTTTTAAAGTAGGAGACTTGACAGCAACTTGACTCTTTCGGAGCAACTAACTCACTCATGCAAAGGCACCAAAACCCTCCCCCATTCCATGCTCCCAGGCAGGTTTCTGGAGGAGTTTTATTGCACTGATACAGGGCAAAGTTCCATCATCCACTGATACAACCCCTTTTATGAGCTTGTAATAACTACCTGACACCCTTTATCTAGCTTCCTCTGTTCTCGCTCAGCATCAACAGCAAATCCCATTCCTGCTGCTCTGCTGCTCCCTGTAGGTTGATGCCTACCACCAAGTCACCACAGTAAAGAGCCTATGCAACtgaccagagccctcacctcaaTAACCCACACTCAGCTCAAGGCATGAGCTAGAGTAATAGTTCACCAGCCACAGGCCCAACCTCCTTGCCCTTCTGCCCTAGCCCCGGAATCAGCACGTGAACAGCTCTCCTGGAATCAAGTGTTGTCTTTGTTTCAGAGGATTTGGGACTATTGGAATGAGGAAGATCCCCAGCTGGCAAGATGCATCCCAGCTATGGACCTTGCTGCAGGCATGGCCATCTCCGGGGCCTAAAGTGCACTGGGTTCAAATGGGTATGTGTACACACATAGGTTAAAGAGCACTGGGTTGAAGTGggtctgtgtacacacacacacacacacacacacacacacacgggatgAAGTGggtctgtgtacacacacacacacacacacacacacacgggatgAAGTGggtctgtgtacacacacacacacgggatgAAGTGggtctgtgtacacacacacacacacacacacacacacgggatgAAGTGggtctgtgtacacacacacacacacacacacacacacgggatgAAGTGggtctgtgtacacacacacacacacacacacgggatgAAGTGggtctgtgtacacacacacacacacgggatgAAGTGggtctgtgtac
The genomic region above belongs to Eretmochelys imbricata isolate rEreImb1 chromosome 12, rEreImb1.hap1, whole genome shotgun sequence and contains:
- the MARVELD3 gene encoding MARVEL domain-containing protein 3, whose translation is MAERERRSRRQPGGARAVSGPPRGPRPGREEHPPVLPSPKRGTSCERPECYQAEPSGLLECYQCRYLCTARACCQLVEVLLTMLILICSSVSYSSTGGYTGIPNLGGIYYYQYGGAYSGFDGAEGEKAQQLDTQFYQLKLPTARAAMAVGGALMAFSCLLVLVGVLRLPWHFPAWLLLECTLDILIALGFLPALYFYFHLLLDAYDSPVCKERENLYQSKGYQGFSCSVHGAEIAAGLFSCIAIVVFLVSAGLAVRGYKTVHQLREKPVEMYEF